A single genomic interval of Roseomonas aeriglobus harbors:
- a CDS encoding EVE domain-containing protein has protein sequence MAYWLLRSEPDAYSWQDLERDGSTEWDGVRNATARIHLKAMQPGDQAIFYHSNLQKAAVGVMEITHAWREDGPDGKWASVAVKPVRQLPRPVTLAEIKAEPRLENMMMLKQSRLSCSKVEPEEWAVLMEMAGA, from the coding sequence ATGGCGTATTGGTTGCTGCGGTCGGAGCCTGACGCGTACAGCTGGCAGGATCTGGAGCGCGACGGCAGCACCGAATGGGACGGCGTGCGGAACGCGACGGCCCGCATCCACCTGAAAGCGATGCAGCCGGGCGACCAGGCGATCTTCTATCATTCCAACCTGCAAAAGGCCGCGGTCGGGGTCATGGAGATCACCCATGCCTGGCGCGAAGATGGTCCCGACGGCAAATGGGCGAGCGTGGCGGTGAAACCCGTCCGCCAGCTCCCCCGCCCCGTTACGCTTGCCGAGATCAAGGCTGAGCCGCGGCTGGAAAACATGATGATGCTGAAACAGTCGCGCCTGTCCTGCTCGAAGGTCGAGCCGGAGGAATGGGCAGTCCTCATGGAGATGGCGGGAGCCTGA
- a CDS encoding ABC-F family ATP-binding cassette domain-containing protein: protein MLNLNGITVRLGGRTILDRASAALPPGSRVGLIGRNGAGKSTMVRVIAGMLEPDEGSADMPKGAKIGYIAQEAPSGEKTPFETVLEADVERAHLMALVETDVDPDTLGDAYERLIAIDAYTAPARASRILLGLGFDEEMQNRSLDSFSGGWKMRVALAALLFSQPDLLLLDEPSNHLDLEAVMWLEDFLRDYRATIVVVSHERDFLNNVVDHILHLQGGKVTLYAGGYDSFEKQRAERMAQLAAAKANQETQRAKLQDYIARNSARASTAKQAQSRIKLLAKMQPIAELANDPSLTFDFPDPSELRPPLITLDLADVGYNDTPILKRLNLRIDPDDRIALLGRNGNGKTTLARLLAAQLSPMAGTMNASGKMNVGYFTQYQVEELDTDDTPLEHMTRTMRGATPAAVRAQLGRFGFSGDKATTKVGKLSGGERARLALAIITRDAPHLLILDEPTNHLDVDAREALVQALNGYKGAVILVSHDRHMVELTADRLVLVADGAAKEFDGSLDDYIAMILAGDDTPKADKPKKKDKAAIAAAKEAEKAARAAAKDAEAEMAKLEKERTAVDRAMFDPSTAEPKLAKLSMSDLMKLRSELTDKIDAAEARWMEASEVLDREAA from the coding sequence ATGCTAAATCTGAACGGCATCACCGTCCGCCTCGGCGGGCGCACGATCCTCGATCGCGCCTCGGCCGCCTTGCCGCCGGGCAGCCGCGTGGGGTTGATCGGTCGCAACGGCGCGGGCAAGTCGACCATGGTCCGCGTGATCGCCGGGATGCTCGAGCCCGATGAAGGCTCGGCCGACATGCCGAAGGGCGCCAAGATCGGCTATATCGCGCAGGAAGCGCCGTCGGGCGAAAAGACGCCGTTCGAGACGGTGCTGGAAGCCGACGTCGAGCGCGCGCATCTGATGGCGCTGGTCGAAACCGACGTCGATCCCGATACGTTGGGCGACGCCTACGAACGCCTGATCGCGATCGACGCCTATACCGCCCCGGCGCGGGCCAGCCGCATCCTGCTGGGCCTCGGCTTCGACGAGGAGATGCAGAACCGGTCGCTCGACAGCTTCTCTGGCGGGTGGAAGATGCGCGTGGCGCTCGCCGCCCTGCTGTTCTCGCAGCCCGACCTGCTGCTGCTCGACGAACCGTCGAACCACCTCGACCTCGAGGCGGTGATGTGGCTGGAGGATTTCCTGCGCGACTATCGCGCGACGATCGTCGTCGTCAGCCACGAGCGCGATTTCCTGAACAACGTCGTCGACCATATCCTGCATCTGCAAGGCGGCAAGGTGACGCTGTACGCCGGCGGATACGACTCGTTCGAGAAGCAGCGTGCCGAACGCATGGCGCAGCTGGCAGCAGCCAAGGCGAACCAGGAGACGCAGCGCGCCAAGCTGCAGGACTATATCGCCCGCAACTCCGCCCGTGCGTCGACCGCGAAACAGGCGCAGAGCCGCATCAAACTGCTGGCCAAGATGCAGCCGATCGCCGAGCTGGCAAACGATCCGTCGCTGACCTTCGACTTTCCCGACCCCAGCGAACTGCGCCCGCCGCTCATCACGCTCGATCTGGCCGACGTCGGGTACAACGACACGCCCATCCTGAAGCGGCTCAACCTGCGGATCGACCCTGACGATCGCATCGCGCTGCTGGGCCGCAACGGCAACGGCAAGACCACGCTTGCGCGCCTGCTCGCCGCGCAACTCAGCCCCATGGCGGGCACGATGAATGCGTCGGGCAAGATGAACGTCGGCTATTTCACCCAGTACCAGGTCGAAGAACTCGACACCGACGATACCCCGCTCGAACATATGACCCGCACGATGAGGGGCGCGACGCCGGCTGCGGTGCGCGCGCAGCTGGGGCGGTTCGGCTTTTCGGGTGACAAGGCGACGACGAAGGTCGGTAAGCTGTCGGGCGGCGAACGCGCGCGTCTGGCGCTGGCGATCATCACCCGCGACGCGCCGCACCTGCTCATCCTCGACGAACCGACCAACCACCTGGACGTCGATGCGCGCGAAGCGCTGGTTCAGGCGCTGAACGGGTACAAGGGCGCAGTCATCCTCGTCAGCCACGATCGCCATATGGTCGAACTGACCGCCGACCGGCTGGTGTTGGTGGCCGACGGCGCGGCGAAGGAATTCGACGGGAGTCTCGACGACTATATCGCGATGATCCTGGCGGGCGACGACACGCCCAAGGCCGACAAGCCGAAGAAGAAGGACAAGGCCGCCATCGCCGCCGCGAAGGAAGCCGAAAAGGCGGCGCGCGCTGCGGCGAAGGACGCGGAAGCCGAGATGGCGAAGCTGGAGAAGGAGCGCACGGCGGTCGATCGCGCGATGTTCGATCCCTCGACCGCAGAGCCCAAGCTCGCCAAGCTGTCGATGTCCGACCTGATGAAGTTGCGGTCGGAGCTGACCGACAAGATCGACGCGGCCGAAGCGCGGTGGATGGAAGCCAGCGAGGTACTGGACCGCGAGGCCGCGTAA
- a CDS encoding DUF3297 family protein — protein MSDTPPDTLSNNPRSPHFNEDALRRGIGIRFKGVERRDVEEYSISEGWIRVQLQKKVDRYGQPLTIKLTGPVEAWYESPAEGAEGEDEA, from the coding sequence ATGAGCGATACTCCTCCCGACACGCTGTCGAACAATCCGCGCAGCCCCCATTTCAACGAAGACGCGCTGCGCCGCGGCATCGGCATCCGCTTCAAGGGTGTCGAGCGCCGGGACGTCGAAGAATATTCGATTTCGGAGGGCTGGATCCGCGTCCAGCTTCAGAAGAAGGTCGATCGCTACGGCCAGCCGCTGACGATCAAGCTGACCGGCCCGGTCGAGGCCTGGTATGAGTCGCCGGCTGAGGGTGCCGAGGGCGAAGACGAGGCGTAA
- a CDS encoding ABC transporter permease, which translates to MNTHGIWAIYRFEMARALRTLWQSLVTPVITTSLYFIVFGGAIGSRMQEVGGVSYGSFIVPGLIMLSLLTQSIGNASIGIYFPKFTGTIYELLSAPISAMEMVIGYVGAAATKSVVLGLIILVTASFFVDLRIEHPLAMVAFLVLTSVAFSLFGFIIGVWAKGFEQLNFVPALLITPLTFLGGAFYSIDMLPQPWRTVSLFNPVVYLVSGFRWSFFGKGDVDVVWSLAFTAGFLGVCLGVIAWIFKTGYRLKN; encoded by the coding sequence ATGAACACGCACGGTATCTGGGCGATCTATCGCTTCGAAATGGCCCGCGCGCTGCGCACGCTGTGGCAAAGCCTGGTCACCCCGGTCATCACGACCAGCCTGTATTTCATCGTCTTCGGCGGTGCGATCGGCAGCCGGATGCAGGAGGTCGGCGGGGTCAGTTATGGCAGCTTCATCGTCCCCGGCCTCATCATGCTGTCGCTGCTGACGCAGAGCATCGGCAATGCGTCGATCGGCATCTATTTCCCCAAATTCACCGGCACGATCTACGAGCTGCTGTCGGCGCCCATCTCGGCGATGGAGATGGTGATCGGTTATGTCGGCGCCGCGGCGACCAAGTCGGTCGTGCTCGGCCTCATCATCCTGGTGACGGCGTCGTTCTTTGTCGACCTGCGCATCGAACATCCGCTGGCGATGGTCGCGTTCCTGGTGCTCACCAGCGTAGCGTTCAGCCTGTTCGGCTTCATCATCGGCGTGTGGGCGAAGGGGTTCGAGCAGCTGAACTTCGTGCCCGCGCTGCTCATCACGCCGCTGACGTTCCTCGGGGGCGCGTTCTACTCGATCGACATGCTGCCGCAGCCGTGGCGCACGGTCAGCCTGTTCAATCCGGTCGTGTACCTCGTCAGCGGGTTCCGCTGGAGCTTCTTCGGCAAGGGCGATGTCGATGTCGTGTGGAGTCTGGCCTTTACGGCCGGGTTCCTGGGCGTGTGCCTGGGCGTGATCGCTTGGATCTTTAAGACGGGGTATCGACTTAAAAACTAA
- the glpX gene encoding class II fructose-bisphosphatase translates to MMTDTASKVLDRVLVLEMVRVTEAAAIAASKLIGRGNEKEADAAAVEAMRESLNGLYMDGTVVIGEGERDEAPMLYIGEKVGSAIGTGPKIDIALDPLEGTTITAKAGPNALAVLAIAEEGDLLNAPDVYMEKLAIGPGYPEGTIDLNKSPTENVHAIAAAKGVEPHEIIACVLDRPRHEKLIAELREVGCGIMLIPDGDVAGVIATTDPDTTIDVYMGSGGAPEGVLACAALRCVGGQFKGRLLFRNDAERARAAKWGVTDLDKIYDLTELAKGDCIFAATGVTDGSLLAGVKRKGAKMTTESVVMRASSGTVRWVKGEHRI, encoded by the coding sequence ATGATGACCGACACCGCCAGCAAGGTCCTGGACCGCGTCCTGGTGCTCGAGATGGTGCGCGTGACCGAGGCTGCGGCGATCGCGGCGTCGAAGCTCATCGGGCGGGGGAACGAAAAGGAGGCCGACGCCGCCGCGGTCGAAGCGATGCGCGAGTCGCTGAACGGCCTCTACATGGACGGCACCGTCGTGATCGGTGAGGGCGAGCGCGACGAAGCGCCAATGCTCTATATCGGCGAGAAGGTGGGCTCGGCGATCGGCACGGGGCCGAAGATCGACATCGCGCTCGACCCGCTCGAAGGCACGACGATCACCGCCAAGGCCGGACCGAACGCGCTGGCGGTGCTGGCGATCGCCGAGGAAGGCGATCTGCTGAACGCTCCCGACGTCTATATGGAAAAGCTGGCGATCGGGCCGGGCTATCCCGAAGGCACGATCGACCTCAACAAGTCGCCGACCGAGAACGTGCACGCGATCGCGGCGGCCAAGGGCGTCGAGCCGCACGAGATCATCGCCTGCGTGCTCGATCGCCCGCGTCACGAAAAGCTGATCGCGGAATTGCGCGAGGTCGGTTGTGGGATCATGCTGATCCCCGACGGCGACGTCGCCGGCGTCATTGCGACGACCGATCCGGATACGACGATCGACGTCTACATGGGTTCGGGCGGCGCGCCGGAGGGCGTGCTGGCCTGCGCGGCGCTGCGCTGCGTCGGCGGACAGTTCAAGGGCCGCCTGCTGTTCCGCAACGATGCCGAACGCGCGCGCGCGGCCAAGTGGGGCGTGACCGACCTCGACAAGATCTACGACCTGACCGAGCTGGCCAAGGGCGACTGCATCTTCGCGGCGACCGGCGTGACGGATGGATCGTTGCTTGCGGGCGTGAAGCGCAAGGGCGCGAAGATGACGACCGAGAGCGTGGTGATGCGCGCATCCAGCGGCACGGTGCGCTGGGTGAAGGGCGAGCATCGGATTTGA